From the Scylla paramamosain isolate STU-SP2022 chromosome 15, ASM3559412v1, whole genome shotgun sequence genome, one window contains:
- the LOC135107442 gene encoding uncharacterized protein LOC135107442 isoform X2, whose translation MLFSGDKQLLLSKEQVPRLMIFHRDYRTSVRPSRISPRALFYLRASVDNRTREQVRDIVARAYNLPPLYGIKKRPHLASKCGTYPSLFNLSFNNIYWQVFHFSQGTFYLYSAFFDNRTLTRPGPSVRILGMVNRIKLDVSTYCQLWYRGEGTPVVAKVVEYRYLWVREWGNYRNGILQPYLLQCVIPESHRQRVPQSVSLVEGRCDQSTNNLQVVHNLPPKGQKQNFAICVKGMTFSDDVSVRLVEWLELQFLLGVDKVFLYNFEIHPNITKVLKFYESQGKVVLKSLTLAGEQPIIRGLVELYEYLNTKVMHKLQQEVIPYNDCLYRNMNLYKFIVLIDTDEVIMPRTVPGWKELLKQMAPQVMMGEGHPYASYYARNVYFLDSMQDKHRWAMDVPRFMHMLQHLYRAANYTAPTSYVKAFHDPQRVLTLHNHFPLSCLTPDCPYFRIPTEVAHLQHYRRECVSELLDLCPYYRSHTVEDDDILKFKKPLLLGTLHTLRHLGFLQERWNLTQIEG comes from the exons ATGCTGTTCAGCGGGGACAAGCAGCTGCTACTTTCCAAAGAGCAAGTCCCGCGCCTTATGATATTCCATCGAGATTACAG AACCTCTGTCAGACCCTCGCGGATAAGCCCCAGAGCGCTGTTTTACCTGAGAGCCAGCGTGGATAACAGGACACGGGAGCAGGTGCGTGACATCGTGGCTCGAGCATACAACCTCCCACCACTCTATGGCATTAAGAAACGTCCCCATCTGGCCAGTAAATGCGGTACTTATCCATCCCTCTTTAACTTGTCCTTCAATAACATCTACTGGCAAGTCTTTCATTTTAGCCAAGGAACATTTTACTTGTACAGCGCCTTTTTTGATAATCGCACTCTCACCCGGCCAGGACCATCCGTACGCATTCTTGGCATGGTGAACCGAATCAAACTTGACGTCAGTACTTATTGCCAGCTGTGGTACAGAGGTGAGGGTACCCCTGTTGTGGCCAAGGTGGTCGAGTATCGTTACCTTTGGGTCCGTGAGTGGGGCAATTATAGAAATGGCATCCTGCAACCATACTTGTTGCAGTGTGTCATTCCAGAATCACACAGGCAACGAGTCCCGCAGTCAGTCTCACTGGTGGAAGGACGCTGCGACCAGTCTACCAATAACCTGCAAGTGGTCCACAATCTTCCACCAAAAGGGCAGAAACAAAATTTTGCCATATGTGTGAAGGGAATGACTTTTTCTGATGACGTAAGTGTCAGATTAGTGGAGTGGTTAGAGCTACAGTTCCTGTTAGGGGTGGACAAGGTCTTTCTCTATAACTTCGAAATCCACCCCAATATCACCAAAGTGTTAAAATTCTATGAATCCCAAGGTAAAGTTGTTTTGAAGAGTTTGACACTAGCAGGTGAGCAACCAATCATTCGTGGGCTTGTCGAGCTGTACGAGTATTTAAACACCAAAGTAATGCACAAGCTGCAACAAGAAGTGATTCCATACAATGACTGCTTATATAGAAATATGAATCTTTACAAGTTCATTGTGCTGATTGATACTGACGAAGTCATCATGCCCAGAACAGTCCCAGGATGGAAGGAATTACTGAAACAAATGGCACCACAAGTCATGATGGGAGAGGGTCATCCATACGCCTCTTATTATGCACGCAACGTGTATTTCTTGGATTCAATGCAGGATAAGCACAGATGGGCGATGGATGTACCTCGTTTCATGCATATGTTACAACATCTGTACCGCGCTGCCAACTACACAGCTCCCACAAGTTATGTCAAAGCTTTTCATGACCCTCAGCGGGTGCTCACGCTACACAaccactttcctctttcctgcttGACGCCCGATTGTCCATACTTCCGCATCCCAACAGAGGTCGCGCACCTTCAACATTACCGTAGGGAGTGCGTGAGTGAGCTTCTCGATTTGTGTCCCTACTACCGGAGCCACACTGTTGAAGATGATGATATCCTCAAGTTTAAGAAACCTCTGCTGCTCGGCACCCTCCACACTCTGCGACACCTTGGGTTCCTACAGGAACGATGGAACCTAACACAGATAGAGGGGTAG
- the LOC135107442 gene encoding uncharacterized protein LOC135107442 isoform X1 — protein MRCRVLHQTMKLDCSCYALRRIIFFLACVIFIMMLQMLFSGDKQLLLSKEQVPRLMIFHRDYRTSVRPSRISPRALFYLRASVDNRTREQVRDIVARAYNLPPLYGIKKRPHLASKCGTYPSLFNLSFNNIYWQVFHFSQGTFYLYSAFFDNRTLTRPGPSVRILGMVNRIKLDVSTYCQLWYRGEGTPVVAKVVEYRYLWVREWGNYRNGILQPYLLQCVIPESHRQRVPQSVSLVEGRCDQSTNNLQVVHNLPPKGQKQNFAICVKGMTFSDDVSVRLVEWLELQFLLGVDKVFLYNFEIHPNITKVLKFYESQGKVVLKSLTLAGEQPIIRGLVELYEYLNTKVMHKLQQEVIPYNDCLYRNMNLYKFIVLIDTDEVIMPRTVPGWKELLKQMAPQVMMGEGHPYASYYARNVYFLDSMQDKHRWAMDVPRFMHMLQHLYRAANYTAPTSYVKAFHDPQRVLTLHNHFPLSCLTPDCPYFRIPTEVAHLQHYRRECVSELLDLCPYYRSHTVEDDDILKFKKPLLLGTLHTLRHLGFLQERWNLTQIEG, from the exons ATGAGATGCCGTGTCCTTCACCAGACCATGAAGCTAGATTGTTCATGTTATGCGCTGCGGAGAATCATCTTTTTCCTCGCTTGTGTGATCTTCATCATGAT gTTACAGATGCTGTTCAGCGGGGACAAGCAGCTGCTACTTTCCAAAGAGCAAGTCCCGCGCCTTATGATATTCCATCGAGATTACAG AACCTCTGTCAGACCCTCGCGGATAAGCCCCAGAGCGCTGTTTTACCTGAGAGCCAGCGTGGATAACAGGACACGGGAGCAGGTGCGTGACATCGTGGCTCGAGCATACAACCTCCCACCACTCTATGGCATTAAGAAACGTCCCCATCTGGCCAGTAAATGCGGTACTTATCCATCCCTCTTTAACTTGTCCTTCAATAACATCTACTGGCAAGTCTTTCATTTTAGCCAAGGAACATTTTACTTGTACAGCGCCTTTTTTGATAATCGCACTCTCACCCGGCCAGGACCATCCGTACGCATTCTTGGCATGGTGAACCGAATCAAACTTGACGTCAGTACTTATTGCCAGCTGTGGTACAGAGGTGAGGGTACCCCTGTTGTGGCCAAGGTGGTCGAGTATCGTTACCTTTGGGTCCGTGAGTGGGGCAATTATAGAAATGGCATCCTGCAACCATACTTGTTGCAGTGTGTCATTCCAGAATCACACAGGCAACGAGTCCCGCAGTCAGTCTCACTGGTGGAAGGACGCTGCGACCAGTCTACCAATAACCTGCAAGTGGTCCACAATCTTCCACCAAAAGGGCAGAAACAAAATTTTGCCATATGTGTGAAGGGAATGACTTTTTCTGATGACGTAAGTGTCAGATTAGTGGAGTGGTTAGAGCTACAGTTCCTGTTAGGGGTGGACAAGGTCTTTCTCTATAACTTCGAAATCCACCCCAATATCACCAAAGTGTTAAAATTCTATGAATCCCAAGGTAAAGTTGTTTTGAAGAGTTTGACACTAGCAGGTGAGCAACCAATCATTCGTGGGCTTGTCGAGCTGTACGAGTATTTAAACACCAAAGTAATGCACAAGCTGCAACAAGAAGTGATTCCATACAATGACTGCTTATATAGAAATATGAATCTTTACAAGTTCATTGTGCTGATTGATACTGACGAAGTCATCATGCCCAGAACAGTCCCAGGATGGAAGGAATTACTGAAACAAATGGCACCACAAGTCATGATGGGAGAGGGTCATCCATACGCCTCTTATTATGCACGCAACGTGTATTTCTTGGATTCAATGCAGGATAAGCACAGATGGGCGATGGATGTACCTCGTTTCATGCATATGTTACAACATCTGTACCGCGCTGCCAACTACACAGCTCCCACAAGTTATGTCAAAGCTTTTCATGACCCTCAGCGGGTGCTCACGCTACACAaccactttcctctttcctgcttGACGCCCGATTGTCCATACTTCCGCATCCCAACAGAGGTCGCGCACCTTCAACATTACCGTAGGGAGTGCGTGAGTGAGCTTCTCGATTTGTGTCCCTACTACCGGAGCCACACTGTTGAAGATGATGATATCCTCAAGTTTAAGAAACCTCTGCTGCTCGGCACCCTCCACACTCTGCGACACCTTGGGTTCCTACAGGAACGATGGAACCTAACACAGATAGAGGGGTAG